A genome region from Baekduia alba includes the following:
- a CDS encoding calcium-binding protein, with amino-acid sequence MRFAPTARRLVVLPALALVTAVAPAASAQTAALPALPADLSPALAVASVAALPTTPLLPPLSQPAAAPLLGLPGPDRLTVRSAGGGVLLGEEGGDRLVGGTGPDHLDGGTGADTAIGRGGADELDGGSGDDQLQGGDGADRLYGGFGHDRLEAGSGNDVLDGGAAPDVLDAGDGDDLVHGGSGADTIRAGGGDDVVYADSGPDHVDAGDGDDVVYVNNGTAVADVDCGPGTDTVVVNPYDAPGGISNAQAVRRGEIRNCEDVVEADAVQDPTVGRRELASDAGATVHGTDRDDNLLGGRGSDTLLGAAGDDVLWGDRNHGDGGHGAHDELAGGPGADTVYGGRGTNHVDGGPGADQLQGGEGDNTIGGGDGDDVIRLRGGGADVVKGGNGNDSVMAFTRRPASVDCGPGGDTVVYGRVRPHTRHCERVISAYSRAARAQVG; translated from the coding sequence ATGCGCTTCGCCCCCACCGCTCGCCGTCTCGTCGTGCTGCCCGCGCTCGCGCTCGTGACCGCGGTCGCCCCCGCCGCCTCCGCCCAGACCGCCGCGTTGCCGGCGCTGCCGGCCGACCTGTCGCCCGCGCTCGCGGTCGCAAGCGTCGCCGCGCTGCCGACCACGCCGCTGCTGCCGCCGCTGTCGCAGCCCGCGGCCGCGCCGCTGCTCGGCCTGCCCGGCCCGGACCGCCTGACCGTCCGCAGCGCCGGCGGCGGCGTGCTGCTCGGCGAGGAGGGCGGCGACCGCCTCGTGGGCGGCACCGGCCCGGACCACCTCGACGGCGGCACCGGCGCCGACACCGCGATCGGCCGGGGCGGCGCGGACGAGCTCGACGGCGGCTCGGGCGACGACCAGCTCCAGGGCGGCGACGGCGCCGACCGCCTCTACGGCGGCTTCGGCCACGACCGTCTCGAGGCCGGCAGCGGCAACGACGTCCTCGACGGCGGCGCCGCGCCCGACGTCCTCGACGCGGGCGACGGCGACGACCTCGTCCACGGCGGCTCGGGGGCGGACACCATCAGGGCGGGAGGCGGGGACGACGTCGTCTACGCCGACTCGGGCCCCGATCACGTCGACGCGGGCGACGGCGACGACGTCGTCTACGTCAACAACGGCACAGCGGTCGCCGACGTCGACTGCGGCCCCGGCACCGACACGGTCGTCGTCAACCCCTATGACGCGCCCGGCGGCATCTCCAACGCGCAGGCGGTGCGCCGCGGCGAGATCCGCAACTGCGAGGACGTCGTCGAGGCCGACGCGGTCCAGGACCCGACCGTCGGCCGCCGCGAGCTCGCCTCCGACGCCGGCGCGACCGTCCACGGCACCGACCGCGACGACAACCTGCTCGGCGGCCGCGGCTCCGACACGCTGCTCGGCGCCGCGGGCGACGACGTCCTGTGGGGCGACCGCAACCACGGCGACGGCGGGCACGGCGCCCACGACGAGCTCGCCGGCGGGCCCGGGGCCGACACCGTCTACGGCGGCCGCGGCACCAACCACGTCGACGGCGGCCCGGGCGCCGACCAGCTCCAGGGCGGCGAGGGCGACAACACGATCGGCGGCGGCGACGGCGACGACGTGATCCGCCTGCGTGGCGGCGGCGCCGACGTCGTCAAGGGCGGCAACGGCAACGACTCCGTCATGGCGTTCACCCGGCGGCCGGCGTCGGTCGACTGCGGCCCCGGCGGCGACACCGTCGTCTACGGCCGCGTGCGCCCGCACACACGCCACTGCGAGCGCGTGATCTCCGCGTACTCGCGCGCGGCGCGCGCGCAGGTCGGCTAG
- the glmU gene encoding bifunctional UDP-N-acetylglucosamine diphosphorylase/glucosamine-1-phosphate N-acetyltransferase GlmU: protein MSSFSAVVMAAGQGTRMKSATPKVLHEICGRPMVAWPVIAAQEAGAERVVVVAGPNVDLGPALPDGTRTATQPTPDGTGGAVLAALPETQPGIPVVVLSGDVPLISAAAIEELVAAHLHANAAATMATTLLDDPTGYGRVVRDAVGHVERVVETKAPGDATAAQLQIREINTGIYCFDHAALADALPRVGTENVQGERYLPDVLTLLRDQGLIIAAHVVEDPALTFGINDRVQLSDVTVIAQRRILEHHMRNGVTIIDPAATYVDAGVTIGQDTTIEPGTTIKGATTIGANTTIRSSYIVDATIADGVSVGPFAYLRPGAHLADGAKAGTFVEIKNSTIGAGSKVPHLSYIGDADVGPGTNLGASTITANYNNKTKAKNRTTIGANVKTSVDTTLVSPVSLGDGAYTAAGSVVTQDVPARALAIARARQHNIEGYADRE, encoded by the coding sequence GTGAGCTCCTTCAGCGCCGTCGTGATGGCCGCCGGACAGGGGACGCGGATGAAGTCCGCAACGCCCAAGGTCCTGCACGAGATCTGCGGGCGCCCGATGGTGGCCTGGCCCGTGATCGCCGCCCAAGAGGCCGGCGCCGAGCGCGTCGTCGTGGTCGCCGGCCCCAACGTCGACCTCGGCCCGGCGCTGCCCGACGGCACCCGGACGGCCACGCAGCCGACGCCCGACGGGACCGGCGGTGCCGTGCTGGCGGCGCTGCCCGAGACCCAGCCCGGGATCCCGGTCGTCGTCCTCTCGGGCGACGTCCCGCTGATCTCGGCCGCCGCGATCGAGGAGCTCGTCGCAGCCCACCTCCACGCCAACGCCGCCGCGACGATGGCGACCACGCTGCTCGACGACCCGACGGGCTACGGCCGCGTCGTCCGCGATGCCGTCGGCCACGTCGAGCGGGTCGTGGAGACCAAGGCGCCCGGCGACGCCACCGCCGCCCAGCTCCAGATCCGCGAGATCAACACCGGGATCTACTGCTTCGACCACGCGGCGCTCGCCGACGCCCTGCCGCGGGTCGGCACCGAGAACGTCCAGGGCGAGCGCTATCTCCCCGACGTCCTGACGCTGCTGCGCGACCAGGGCCTGATCATCGCCGCCCACGTCGTCGAGGACCCGGCGCTGACGTTCGGCATCAACGACCGCGTCCAGCTCTCCGACGTCACCGTGATCGCCCAGCGCCGGATCCTCGAGCACCACATGCGCAACGGCGTGACGATCATCGACCCCGCCGCGACCTACGTCGACGCCGGCGTGACGATCGGCCAGGACACCACGATCGAGCCCGGCACGACGATCAAGGGCGCCACCACGATCGGCGCCAACACGACGATCCGCAGCTCCTACATCGTCGACGCGACGATCGCCGACGGCGTGTCGGTCGGCCCCTTCGCCTACCTGCGCCCGGGCGCCCACCTGGCCGACGGCGCGAAGGCCGGCACGTTCGTCGAGATCAAGAACTCGACGATCGGCGCGGGCAGCAAGGTCCCGCATCTGAGCTACATCGGCGACGCCGACGTCGGGCCCGGGACCAACCTCGGCGCGTCCACGATCACGGCCAACTACAACAACAAGACCAAGGCCAAGAACCGGACGACGATCGGCGCGAACGTCAAGACATCCGTCGACACCACGCTGGTCTCGCCGGTGTCCCTCGGCGACGGCGCTTACACTGCCGCTGGGTCGGTCGTCACGCAGGACGTCCCGGCCCGTGCGCTCGCCATCGCGCGTGCGCGGCAGCACAA